From a single Acidiferrobacteraceae bacterium genomic region:
- a CDS encoding diguanylate cyclase: protein MNELNKHYFADPTASPADLPILIVEDSATTATVLSKYLSERFDLVQVKDGAEAWALLHDGPEIGLIITDINMPNMNGHELLSRIRSSDSAYIVKLPVIVMTGASDVRDRNEAFRNGASDFITKPIDEVELSARVNVHYNLARIIRELEASSEALARQATTDPLTGRANRRFFLERAEECLAKNQRYKTHCSVIMIDVDHFKSVNDQHGHETGDELLRAIGDRLHGVVREVDTVARIGGEEFAVLLPDTNLLGAAIMAERLRKSVDQEDFSCCHRSMHITMSAGIASFDSDDADSVRDVLRIADQRLYLAKQLGRNRIAVNDEGKTSFA, encoded by the coding sequence GTGAACGAACTCAACAAGCACTATTTTGCGGACCCGACTGCGTCGCCGGCCGATCTTCCCATCTTGATCGTCGAGGATTCCGCAACCACGGCCACCGTACTGTCCAAGTACCTGTCGGAACGCTTTGACCTCGTTCAGGTCAAGGACGGCGCCGAGGCCTGGGCACTCCTGCATGATGGACCGGAGATCGGTCTGATCATTACCGATATCAACATGCCCAACATGAACGGCCACGAGCTGTTGTCACGCATCCGCAGCAGCGACTCCGCCTACATCGTCAAACTCCCGGTCATCGTCATGACCGGAGCAAGCGATGTCCGCGATCGCAACGAAGCGTTTCGCAACGGGGCGAGCGATTTCATCACGAAGCCCATTGATGAGGTCGAACTCAGCGCGCGCGTGAACGTCCACTACAACCTGGCCCGCATCATCCGCGAGCTCGAGGCCAGCAGTGAAGCCCTCGCTCGCCAGGCCACCACCGACCCGTTGACCGGCCGGGCGAATCGACGGTTCTTCCTCGAACGCGCGGAGGAATGCCTTGCCAAGAACCAGCGCTACAAGACCCATTGTTCGGTCATCATGATTGATGTGGACCACTTCAAATCGGTCAACGATCAACACGGCCACGAAACCGGCGACGAGTTGTTGCGGGCCATCGGCGATCGCCTCCATGGAGTGGTTCGTGAGGTAGACACGGTCGCGCGCATCGGCGGGGAGGAGTTTGCCGTGCTCCTGCCCGATACCAATCTGCTCGGGGCTGCAATCATGGCCGAACGGCTTCGCAAGTCCGTGGATCAGGAGGATTTCAGCTGCTGTCACCGCTCCATGCACATCACCATGAGCGCGGGCATTGCCTCCTTCGATTCGGATGATGCCGATTCGGTGCGCGACGTACTGCGCATAGCGGATCAGCGCCTGTACCTGGCCAAACAGCTTGGGCGCAATCGAATCGCCGTCAATGACGAGGGCAAAACCAGCTTCGCCTGA
- a CDS encoding SDR family NAD(P)-dependent oxidoreductase has product MNQSTGILKDYQPASHLLAGRQIAVTGADYELGDAVARAVAAHGGTAILIGRDQPTLEKLYDELVQSGAAEPALLPFDLWRASADDFDALGKTLSGAFEHLDGLAHCAVDLGILSHWRYMTFPSGYG; this is encoded by the coding sequence ATGAACCAATCCACAGGAATCCTCAAGGACTACCAGCCTGCATCCCATCTTCTGGCCGGCCGCCAAATCGCCGTCACGGGCGCTGACTACGAACTGGGTGACGCCGTTGCACGTGCCGTGGCCGCCCACGGCGGAACGGCGATTCTGATTGGTCGTGACCAGCCGACGCTGGAGAAACTGTACGACGAGCTCGTTCAATCCGGCGCCGCCGAACCGGCCCTGCTGCCCTTTGACCTTTGGCGTGCATCGGCCGACGACTTCGATGCCCTGGGCAAGACGCTGAGCGGGGCGTTCGAGCATCTGGACGGCCTGGCCCACTGCGCCGTGGACCTCGGGATCCTGAGCCACTGGCGGTATATGACCTTTCCATCTGGGTACGGGTGA
- a CDS encoding SDR family NAD(P)-dependent oxidoreductase, with amino-acid sequence MIQANLNVPYLMTRVCLPLLEKSSQSSVVFTSSDVGRTGQPFWGAYGVSCFAVEGLMQTWAAELEGESTVRINTLDPGPLRTAMRAKLYPGEEPETVPTPADIAAAYLYLLGPDSDELSGRSLSAHQEA; translated from the coding sequence GTGATCCAGGCCAATCTGAACGTACCGTATCTGATGACGCGGGTATGTCTGCCGCTGCTTGAGAAATCTTCCCAATCCAGCGTTGTCTTCACCTCTTCCGATGTGGGCCGGACCGGGCAGCCTTTCTGGGGCGCCTACGGCGTGTCCTGTTTTGCCGTGGAGGGACTGATGCAGACCTGGGCCGCTGAACTGGAGGGCGAATCCACGGTCCGAATCAATACATTGGACCCGGGGCCCTTGCGGACCGCCATGCGCGCCAAGCTGTATCCCGGTGAGGAGCCGGAAACCGTACCGACGCCTGCCGATATCGCCGCCGCCTATCTCTACCTTCTCGGTCCGGACAGCGACGAACTGTCCGGGCGTTCCCTGTCGGCGCACCAGGAGGCCTGA